A genomic window from Glaciihabitans sp. INWT7 includes:
- a CDS encoding glutamine synthetase family protein → MTIDAAALRTDLEAKGIDVLRLIYADILGITRSKDLLVSQLERTATNGPTFCQGVWVTTTRGGVLDGNDIMSDGLQDLVSCIDPSSVTMMPWEPGVAFAIADAFEPDGSASALAPRSVLRGVIAQYAALGLTPVVGPELEFYIAERGEAGEWQRALTRTGRVYTTGAWVDPDGTFLHLMRMLDRMDIGVVAGNHEFSPSQYEINLWHGEALRAADRTFLFKTAIKDIVARTGKLATFLGKPWSDEGGSGFHLHFSVVDASGKNLMCEPDGQLTTTSNRLIAGILAHAPALAAFTNPTVNAYKRLGPDTLAPYRANWGHDNRSSMVRVPPERGAGTRLEVRIGDGAANPYLMIAAVLAAGLDGLTRELEVPPTADGWSYENESAAVLPTTLATALDALDADTVLRKALGSAVVDVFSILKRDEVERYEQACEDPSTRDVTRWELDEYLEDY, encoded by the coding sequence ATGACTATCGACGCAGCCGCTCTTCGCACGGATCTCGAGGCGAAAGGCATCGACGTTCTTCGCCTGATCTATGCCGACATCCTGGGGATCACCCGCTCCAAAGACCTGCTGGTCAGCCAGCTCGAGCGCACGGCCACCAACGGCCCCACCTTCTGCCAGGGCGTCTGGGTCACCACCACCCGGGGCGGGGTGCTCGACGGCAACGACATCATGTCTGACGGCCTCCAGGACCTCGTGAGTTGCATTGACCCGAGCTCCGTGACGATGATGCCCTGGGAGCCCGGGGTGGCCTTCGCCATCGCGGATGCCTTCGAGCCCGACGGGTCCGCGAGCGCGCTCGCCCCCCGGTCCGTGCTCCGTGGCGTGATCGCGCAGTACGCCGCGCTCGGGCTCACCCCCGTCGTCGGCCCCGAACTGGAGTTCTACATCGCCGAGCGCGGCGAGGCCGGAGAGTGGCAGCGTGCCCTCACGCGCACCGGGCGGGTCTACACGACCGGCGCCTGGGTGGACCCCGACGGCACCTTCCTCCACCTGATGCGGATGCTCGACCGCATGGACATCGGCGTCGTCGCCGGAAATCACGAGTTCAGCCCCTCGCAGTACGAGATCAACCTCTGGCACGGCGAGGCCCTGCGTGCCGCGGACCGCACGTTCTTGTTCAAGACCGCGATCAAGGACATCGTGGCGCGCACCGGCAAACTCGCGACCTTCCTCGGCAAGCCGTGGAGCGACGAGGGCGGAAGCGGCTTCCACCTGCACTTCTCGGTCGTCGACGCCTCGGGCAAGAACCTCATGTGCGAGCCGGACGGGCAACTCACGACCACGTCGAACCGGCTGATCGCCGGCATCCTCGCGCACGCCCCCGCCCTCGCGGCGTTCACCAATCCGACCGTCAACGCCTACAAGCGGCTCGGGCCCGACACCCTCGCGCCCTACCGGGCAAACTGGGGCCACGACAATCGCAGTTCGATGGTGCGGGTGCCGCCGGAGCGCGGAGCCGGCACGCGGCTCGAGGTGCGCATCGGCGACGGTGCCGCCAACCCCTACCTGATGATCGCCGCGGTGCTGGCGGCCGGCCTCGACGGGCTCACCCGCGAGCTCGAGGTGCCCCCGACCGCGGACGGCTGGTCGTACGAGAACGAGTCGGCCGCCGTACTTCCGACCACCCTCGCGACGGCGCTGGATGCCCTCGACGCCGACACCGTGCTTCGCAAGGCGCTCGGCTCCGCTGTGGTCGACGTGTTCAGCATCCTGAAGCGTGATGAGGTCGAACGGTACGAGCAGGCCTGCGAGGATCCCAGCACGCGCGACGTGACGCGGTGGGAGCTCGACGAGTATCTCGAGGACTACTAG
- a CDS encoding type 1 glutamine amidotransferase, whose translation MRALFIQHDHVSPTGPVSARLRERGFDVHEVLIVDEQHAGSPNVHFEFPDASAYDLLVPMGAPWGAWDDRGIGRWLVPEISWLRSALDADTPVLGICFGGQLMSRALGGAVATARRPEIGWTVLHSDDDELVASGPWFEFHYDRWTVPAGAREIARTASASQAFTFGRSLAVQFHPELTAASLEGWLNAGGAEKVLADGQDPAAMLAHTRAEEPSALARTASLVDAYLDRVARLEPSR comes from the coding sequence ATGCGCGCGCTATTCATCCAGCACGACCATGTGAGCCCCACCGGCCCGGTTTCGGCGCGTCTACGGGAACGCGGATTCGACGTCCACGAGGTACTGATCGTCGATGAACAGCATGCCGGCAGCCCGAATGTGCACTTCGAATTTCCGGATGCCTCCGCCTACGACCTGCTCGTGCCGATGGGTGCCCCGTGGGGCGCCTGGGACGACCGGGGCATCGGTCGCTGGCTCGTGCCGGAGATCAGCTGGCTGCGGAGCGCCCTCGACGCGGACACCCCCGTGCTCGGCATCTGCTTCGGCGGCCAGTTGATGTCGCGGGCTCTCGGCGGAGCGGTCGCCACCGCCAGGCGGCCCGAGATCGGCTGGACTGTGTTGCACAGCGACGATGACGAGCTCGTGGCATCCGGTCCCTGGTTCGAATTCCACTACGACCGCTGGACGGTGCCGGCCGGAGCCCGCGAGATCGCGCGAACGGCGTCGGCCAGCCAGGCCTTCACCTTCGGCAGGAGCCTCGCCGTGCAGTTCCATCCCGAGCTGACCGCAGCGAGCCTCGAGGGCTGGCTGAACGCGGGCGGCGCCGAGAAGGTGCTCGCCGATGGCCAGGATCCGGCTGCCATGCTCGCCCATACCCGCGCGGAGGAGCCGTCGGCCCTCGCCCGCACCGCGTCTCTCGTGGATGCCTACCTCGACCGGGTCGCCCGATTGGAGCCGAGCCGCTAG
- a CDS encoding acetoacetate decarboxylase family protein yields the protein MTALNGFLAPLTPSGASALVPKPPWYYSGTLLTVEYLTDPANVRAILPPDIDLAPDRPGAVAIIWADWQSCSEGGLELLDPVRAQYLEAFVVVRCSHRGVTYSRCVAIWVTKDFAIGRGWFQGYPKKLGSVHVTRLFSHGKATPRLEAGAQIGASLSAYDHRLASAVVTLREPSEDNGFVNGHRMLHNRFMPSISQGQGLSLDQLVSMGGTDADLGPAWRGDAELSLADSPWDELHSILPVDEILGGYYRELGVTFAGGDLVEDRSRAV from the coding sequence ATGACTGCTCTGAACGGATTCCTCGCCCCGCTGACCCCCTCCGGAGCGAGCGCGCTCGTGCCGAAGCCGCCGTGGTACTACTCGGGAACGCTGCTGACCGTCGAATATCTCACCGATCCCGCGAACGTGCGTGCCATCCTCCCGCCCGACATCGACCTCGCCCCCGACCGCCCGGGCGCCGTCGCCATCATCTGGGCCGACTGGCAGTCGTGCAGCGAGGGCGGCCTCGAACTCCTCGACCCCGTGCGCGCCCAGTACCTCGAGGCCTTCGTCGTCGTTCGCTGCTCTCATCGGGGGGTCACCTACAGCCGCTGCGTCGCCATCTGGGTCACGAAGGACTTCGCGATAGGACGCGGATGGTTCCAGGGCTACCCCAAGAAGCTCGGTTCCGTGCACGTGACGCGCCTGTTCTCCCACGGCAAGGCGACGCCGCGCCTCGAGGCGGGAGCGCAGATCGGCGCCTCCCTCTCCGCCTACGATCATCGGCTGGCATCCGCCGTCGTCACTCTGCGCGAACCCTCGGAGGACAACGGATTCGTCAACGGACACCGGATGCTGCACAACCGCTTCATGCCGTCGATCAGCCAGGGCCAGGGCCTCTCACTCGACCAGCTCGTGAGCATGGGCGGCACCGACGCCGACCTCGGGCCGGCCTGGCGCGGGGACGCCGAACTCTCGCTCGCGGACTCGCCCTGGGACGAACTGCACTCGATCCTGCCCGTCGACGAGATCCTCGGGGGGTACTACCGCGAACTCGGAGTCACCTTCGCCGGCGGAGACCTGGTGGAGGACCGCTCGCGCGCGGTGTGA
- a CDS encoding DUF190 domain-containing protein encodes MNNMTLMTRLEVVVPARDAPDIRELITTSGATGYTSVSGVSGIGHHGQHSGALLFNEYDTLTMIITVLPPDKASELIDAIRELLSTSSGVMFVADTYVSRPEYFQ; translated from the coding sequence ATGAACAACATGACCCTGATGACCCGACTGGAAGTGGTCGTCCCCGCTCGGGACGCACCCGACATCCGCGAACTGATCACCACTTCCGGCGCCACCGGCTACACGTCCGTCTCGGGAGTGTCTGGCATCGGCCATCACGGCCAGCACTCCGGCGCGCTTCTGTTCAACGAATACGACACCCTCACCATGATCATCACCGTCCTGCCCCCCGACAAAGCCAGCGAGCTCATCGACGCCATCCGCGAACTTCTCAGCACCTCGAGCGGAGTGATGTTCGTCGCCGACACCTACGTCTCACGGCCTGAATATTTCCAATGA
- a CDS encoding proton-conducting transporter membrane subunit produces the protein MFTSRSGGSAEVVARLVATMIGVGFVVAVAAIPVVFASTIVSVGVGQTTLQLDGLAVVLSALVLGLTTLIQAFAIRYLRGDTRQLWFVASSTLLTGFTLLMVCAGSVAVFAVGWIGAGGALLLLLATYRPLAQAQRGVRSTALRFIIADSAFVLAVILLLAASGGDVSWAQLAAVFAALPLPGELIVAALLVTGALARSSQVPFQGWLPFTLAAPTPVSALMHAGVVNAGAILLFRFAPVIAMHASVMTAVFLAGAATLTYAAAVRLVRADVKGRLVFSTMGQMGFMIMACGLGLFAAAIFHLIAHSLFKSALFLGAGMGVNEHAIDRDLPPVKPHTRASIGVSIVVGVVVPTATLLAVNLILFPTTSAATLGLLGFVSLTASVALAFALITNFTVRTFAAGIGATVLLAAGYVVFLHRFTEALQPAFPISAAPAWLLLLPALGLLGLQLLASTRWLTGVRDLLYVRSLTATVPRPPTAPGVML, from the coding sequence ATGTTCACCAGTCGATCGGGCGGTTCGGCCGAGGTTGTCGCCCGCCTCGTGGCGACGATGATTGGTGTCGGATTCGTGGTCGCGGTCGCTGCAATTCCAGTTGTCTTCGCGTCGACCATTGTGTCGGTGGGGGTAGGTCAGACGACTCTTCAGCTGGATGGTCTCGCGGTGGTGCTGTCGGCCCTGGTGCTGGGGCTCACTACCTTGATCCAGGCTTTCGCGATCCGCTACCTTCGCGGCGACACTCGCCAGCTGTGGTTTGTGGCCTCTTCCACCCTCCTGACAGGATTCACCCTGCTGATGGTGTGCGCAGGCTCGGTGGCGGTGTTCGCGGTCGGGTGGATCGGCGCCGGGGGCGCTTTGCTGTTGCTCTTGGCGACGTATCGGCCGTTGGCTCAGGCTCAGCGAGGGGTGCGGTCCACCGCGCTGAGGTTCATCATCGCCGACAGCGCGTTTGTGCTGGCTGTGATCTTGCTGCTTGCGGCATCCGGAGGGGACGTGTCCTGGGCGCAGCTGGCCGCGGTGTTTGCGGCCCTGCCCCTACCGGGTGAGTTGATCGTGGCGGCATTGCTCGTGACGGGCGCGTTGGCGCGCTCCAGCCAGGTTCCGTTCCAGGGCTGGCTGCCTTTTACCTTGGCCGCACCCACACCCGTATCCGCGCTGATGCACGCCGGTGTCGTCAACGCGGGAGCGATCCTGCTGTTCCGATTCGCTCCCGTCATTGCGATGCACGCCTCAGTCATGACGGCGGTCTTTCTGGCGGGAGCCGCGACACTCACCTACGCCGCGGCAGTCCGGTTGGTGCGGGCGGATGTGAAGGGCCGACTGGTTTTTTCGACCATGGGGCAGATGGGATTCATGATCATGGCTTGCGGCCTCGGCTTGTTCGCCGCGGCGATCTTCCACCTGATCGCCCACTCCCTCTTCAAGTCCGCACTATTTTTGGGAGCCGGGATGGGCGTAAACGAGCACGCCATCGACCGGGACCTACCACCCGTCAAACCGCACACACGTGCATCTATCGGTGTATCGATCGTGGTGGGGGTCGTGGTGCCGACCGCAACGCTGCTGGCCGTAAACCTGATTCTCTTCCCCACCACCTCAGCGGCGACGCTCGGGTTGCTCGGATTCGTTTCCCTCACGGCCTCCGTCGCGCTGGCCTTCGCGCTAATCACGAACTTCACCGTGCGAACCTTCGCGGCCGGCATCGGCGCGACCGTGCTTCTCGCGGCCGGTTATGTGGTGTTCCTGCACAGGTTCACCGAAGCTCTTCAACCCGCGTTCCCGATCTCCGCTGCCCCTGCCTGGCTGCTGCTGCTGCCCGCGCTCGGCCTGCTGGGACTGCAATTGCTCGCCAGCACGCGGTGGCTCACCGGCGTCCGCGATCTGCTCTATGTCCGATCGTTGACCGCGACCGTGCCTCGTCCGCCGACTGCCCCAGGAGTTATGTTATGA
- a CDS encoding DUF6671 family protein yields MTRPPAAYLGTHITFATMHGKEHLAREAFRHILGATVTAPPDLDTDQFGTFAGDIPRILTPRDAARAKARLGMQIANTPYGLASEGSFSARFGPQVEQMEILLFIDDDLGLELIEGTLTTSPLPGGSTIATPLRASEFARALGFPAQGVILQSTQDGHITAHKNITHLDELQRTAEALLANGSTVTVLPDYRAHRSPSRADTIRTLCNHMAKRLATECPQCRTPGFGKVDVEHGLPCSHCGEATQVIAADIHGCGICPHRARIARTETGADPTWCDYCNP; encoded by the coding sequence ATGACCCGACCCCCCGCTGCCTACCTGGGCACTCACATCACCTTCGCCACCATGCACGGCAAAGAACACCTTGCCCGCGAAGCATTCCGGCACATTCTCGGCGCAACCGTCACCGCCCCACCGGACCTCGACACGGACCAGTTCGGCACCTTCGCCGGCGACATCCCCCGCATCCTCACGCCGCGAGATGCTGCCCGGGCAAAAGCCCGCCTTGGCATGCAGATCGCCAACACGCCATACGGGCTGGCTTCCGAAGGAAGCTTCAGCGCACGCTTCGGCCCACAGGTCGAACAGATGGAGATCTTGCTGTTCATCGACGACGACCTCGGACTGGAACTCATCGAAGGCACCCTCACCACTTCGCCCCTCCCCGGGGGAAGCACCATCGCCACTCCGCTCCGAGCGAGCGAATTTGCCCGGGCCCTAGGCTTCCCTGCCCAAGGGGTCATCCTGCAAAGCACGCAAGACGGGCACATCACCGCCCATAAAAACATCACCCACCTTGACGAGCTCCAGCGAACCGCCGAGGCACTACTTGCGAACGGATCGACCGTGACCGTACTGCCCGACTACCGTGCCCACCGCTCGCCCTCCCGAGCCGACACCATCCGCACCCTCTGCAATCACATGGCCAAACGCCTCGCCACGGAATGCCCTCAGTGCCGCACCCCCGGGTTCGGAAAAGTCGACGTGGAACACGGGCTACCCTGCTCACACTGTGGGGAAGCCACCCAGGTCATCGCCGCCGACATTCACGGATGCGGCATATGCCCCCACCGGGCACGAATTGCTCGAACCGAAACAGGCGCCGACCCCACCTGGTGCGACTACTGCAACCCCTAA
- a CDS encoding APC family permease — translation MALAQDTPASETDANTSLKKGRLGTVGIVFFVVAAAAPLVGMTGAVPVAIVLGNGAAAPGAYLVVGITLLLFSVGYAAMSQRVTNAGAFFAYIGRGLGRHAGIASAFVSILAYVAIQLAIFGFFGAVMAGQVGVLPWWAWSLIAWALVTVLSLLRVDVGAKVLGGLMLLELTALVITSIVILANGGPEGINFWASFNPAAIVAGGLAGSAGIAFAFAFASFIGFEATAIYGEESRDPKKVVPRATYLAVVVITVLFALTAFAMVTGMGASHVVDKTVELSTVAKVPLAAPAEVLFSLATQYVGPWMATVMSILVLSSLFAGLLAFQNAASRYLFAMGRGGVLPARLGTVNGRGAPAAASLVTSVITGIVIVIFAAFQLDPVLNLFYWFSGLSVVAIVLIEILVCIAIMVYFHRNKGDENVFQTIIAPVLATIGLVLGEYLLMSRFGLLAGTVADGVDPTVTPWGLSAIGWVLVILPFALLGIGYLVSRARTSVNEELLRDVLS, via the coding sequence ATGGCACTCGCCCAAGACACCCCCGCTTCCGAAACTGACGCCAACACCTCTCTCAAAAAGGGGCGGCTCGGCACCGTCGGCATCGTCTTCTTCGTCGTCGCGGCCGCCGCCCCCCTCGTCGGCATGACCGGAGCCGTGCCCGTGGCCATCGTGCTCGGCAACGGCGCCGCCGCACCCGGTGCCTACCTCGTCGTCGGTATCACCCTGTTGCTCTTCAGCGTCGGATACGCCGCGATGAGCCAGCGGGTCACCAACGCCGGCGCGTTCTTCGCCTACATCGGGCGTGGACTCGGACGCCATGCGGGCATCGCCTCCGCCTTCGTCTCGATCCTCGCCTACGTCGCGATTCAGCTCGCGATCTTCGGATTCTTCGGCGCCGTCATGGCCGGTCAGGTCGGCGTCCTGCCGTGGTGGGCCTGGTCGCTCATCGCCTGGGCGCTCGTCACCGTGCTCTCGCTTCTCCGAGTGGATGTCGGAGCGAAGGTGCTCGGTGGCCTGATGCTCCTCGAACTCACGGCGCTGGTGATCACGTCCATCGTCATCCTTGCGAACGGCGGACCGGAAGGCATCAACTTCTGGGCATCGTTCAACCCGGCGGCGATCGTCGCGGGGGGACTCGCGGGTTCTGCCGGCATCGCCTTCGCCTTCGCGTTCGCCTCGTTCATCGGGTTCGAAGCGACCGCGATCTACGGGGAGGAGTCCCGCGACCCGAAGAAGGTCGTGCCGCGCGCCACCTACCTCGCGGTCGTCGTGATCACCGTACTCTTCGCACTCACCGCCTTTGCTATGGTCACCGGAATGGGCGCCTCCCACGTCGTCGACAAGACCGTCGAGCTGTCGACGGTAGCCAAGGTCCCCCTCGCGGCCCCCGCCGAGGTCCTGTTCTCGCTGGCCACCCAGTACGTCGGGCCGTGGATGGCGACGGTCATGTCGATCCTGGTGCTCTCGAGCCTGTTCGCCGGCCTCCTCGCCTTCCAGAACGCCGCAAGCCGATACCTCTTCGCGATGGGTCGCGGCGGGGTGCTTCCGGCCCGTCTCGGCACCGTCAACGGTCGCGGAGCGCCGGCGGCGGCATCCCTCGTCACCTCGGTGATCACCGGAATCGTCATCGTGATCTTCGCCGCCTTCCAGCTCGACCCGGTCCTCAATCTCTTCTACTGGTTCAGCGGCCTGTCCGTCGTGGCGATCGTGCTCATCGAGATCCTCGTCTGCATCGCGATCATGGTCTACTTCCACCGCAACAAGGGCGACGAGAACGTGTTCCAGACGATCATCGCGCCCGTGCTGGCGACCATCGGACTCGTGCTCGGCGAGTACCTGCTCATGTCGCGCTTCGGCCTTCTCGCCGGAACCGTCGCCGACGGAGTCGACCCCACCGTGACCCCCTGGGGGCTCAGCGCGATCGGCTGGGTGCTCGTGATCCTGCCCTTCGCCCTCCTCGGCATCGGCTACCTCGTCTCCCGCGCACGCACCTCCGTGAACGAGGAACTGCTGCGGGACGTGCTGTCGTAA
- a CDS encoding DUF2309 domain-containing protein, with the protein MAHRRPRSALCPIVDRDRASSADCPRSYVMSLILRAHIASAAHNIMPGWPIQSFIAVNPLAGHEPISFHSVTERNVALTREHRAYLADLREGRITEADLEQAISERIPELARATISVIGQEVAAVRIAVLDMTSVQGSPTRTAAPVPASRSMLWLDEYLAAWLPSYVTLDPLWPMPHKQKGLFGAWRWLANQDTSLPRAVRRALRDVSVSADAALAWALERLAVTPELIRSTLAQELEHLPGWVGYIKWRAEKYGDIDLTSYLAIRFVLRALLTIPLTPSPIPPLADERALLWQRAEHLTARLSEHPARQDVAAVARVLAHHRPDEHRFTWQKAYELNYRSSLLPSLSSTTPPMKARPQLQVVMCIDPRSEGMRRHLEASEAVETFGFAGFFGVPVRFARYGARGSIDSLPALLTPRHSLTERPALPLQAEEHLARGRARDAVRQAAHIADTSTGTPFAFAETTGWFYGATSFLRTFTPTLYQRLRRALARPDPLHGSVTMGEAFTLEERAGIAETAVRMMGLSDFAPLVVLAGHFSESVNNLYQSALDCGACGGNPGTANARAATAIFNDSAVRAMLLLRGIDIPDGTVFVAADHNTTRDTITVLDRHLIPDSHRSLISDFEGLQRAAGKKLLYERAADLPGATKRQSVPRLRARADDWAEVYPELGLAGNAAMIIGPRTLTRGVDLSRRVFLHSYDTALDRDGTALETIMTAPLVVAQWINHQYYFSALNPDTLGAGTKTIHNAVGTIGVLAGHGGDLRRGLPWQSVGLGTKLFHEPMRLTVIIQAPLDRVGDIISRNQALRHLLDNDWITLTARAHTHAPWHRYTSYGWQTTTAPMKGQST; encoded by the coding sequence GTGGCTCACCGGCGTCCGCGATCTGCTCTATGTCCGATCGTTGACCGCGACCGTGCCTCGTCCGCCGACTGCCCCAGGAGTTATGTTATGAGTTTGATTCTTCGCGCGCACATCGCCTCCGCCGCACACAACATCATGCCGGGGTGGCCGATCCAGTCGTTCATCGCGGTGAACCCCCTGGCGGGACACGAGCCCATCTCCTTCCACAGCGTCACTGAGCGAAACGTTGCACTCACCCGTGAACATCGCGCGTATCTGGCGGATCTGCGGGAGGGTCGCATCACCGAAGCTGACCTAGAGCAGGCGATCAGCGAACGAATACCGGAACTTGCTCGCGCCACGATCAGCGTGATCGGCCAGGAAGTGGCAGCCGTCCGGATCGCAGTGCTCGACATGACCTCCGTGCAGGGAAGCCCGACCAGGACGGCTGCGCCCGTACCGGCTTCCCGCTCGATGCTGTGGCTTGATGAGTATCTGGCCGCATGGCTCCCTTCATACGTGACCCTCGATCCGCTCTGGCCGATGCCGCACAAACAGAAGGGGCTGTTTGGAGCATGGCGATGGCTGGCAAACCAAGACACGTCCTTGCCACGGGCGGTACGGCGCGCCCTTCGCGATGTGTCGGTGTCGGCAGATGCCGCGCTGGCCTGGGCCCTGGAGCGACTGGCTGTTACGCCCGAACTGATCCGCAGCACTCTCGCCCAAGAACTCGAGCACCTGCCGGGCTGGGTCGGCTACATCAAGTGGCGTGCAGAGAAATACGGCGACATCGACTTGACCTCTTATCTGGCCATCCGTTTCGTGCTTCGCGCGCTGCTCACCATCCCCCTGACACCGTCGCCGATCCCTCCTCTGGCCGATGAGAGGGCGCTGCTGTGGCAGCGCGCCGAACACCTCACAGCTCGTCTTAGCGAACATCCCGCTCGTCAGGACGTCGCGGCCGTCGCCCGCGTGCTGGCCCACCACCGGCCAGACGAACACCGATTCACCTGGCAAAAGGCATACGAACTGAACTACCGCAGCTCCCTCCTCCCGTCACTGAGTTCCACAACACCGCCGATGAAAGCGCGGCCACAGCTTCAGGTGGTGATGTGCATCGACCCCCGTTCAGAGGGAATGCGACGCCACCTGGAAGCCTCGGAAGCGGTGGAGACGTTCGGTTTCGCCGGGTTCTTCGGAGTACCGGTTCGCTTCGCCCGCTATGGCGCCCGGGGAAGCATCGACTCTCTCCCGGCTCTGCTCACGCCACGCCACAGCCTCACAGAACGGCCCGCTCTACCCCTCCAGGCTGAGGAGCATCTCGCGCGCGGTCGCGCCCGAGATGCGGTGCGTCAGGCGGCCCATATTGCGGATACCAGCACCGGGACCCCGTTCGCGTTCGCGGAGACCACTGGCTGGTTCTACGGCGCCACCAGCTTCCTGCGCACCTTCACCCCCACGCTGTACCAGCGCTTGCGCCGCGCCCTCGCCCGCCCTGATCCGCTGCACGGTTCGGTGACGATGGGGGAGGCGTTCACGCTCGAAGAACGGGCTGGGATCGCCGAGACCGCGGTGAGGATGATGGGCCTTTCTGACTTCGCACCGCTGGTGGTACTGGCAGGGCACTTCTCAGAATCCGTCAACAACCTCTATCAGTCCGCTCTGGACTGTGGGGCGTGCGGAGGAAACCCCGGAACCGCAAACGCCCGTGCTGCGACGGCGATCTTCAACGACAGCGCGGTGCGGGCGATGCTTCTCCTCCGCGGGATCGACATCCCGGACGGGACGGTGTTTGTCGCAGCCGACCACAACACCACCCGCGACACCATCACCGTGCTCGACCGGCACCTCATCCCCGACAGCCATCGCAGCCTGATTTCCGACTTCGAGGGATTGCAGCGCGCTGCCGGGAAGAAACTGCTATACGAGCGCGCGGCAGATCTCCCGGGAGCGACAAAACGGCAGTCCGTGCCCCGCCTGAGGGCCAGGGCGGATGACTGGGCGGAGGTGTACCCCGAGCTCGGGCTCGCCGGAAACGCTGCTATGATCATCGGCCCTCGCACTCTCACCCGCGGTGTGGACCTCAGCCGACGCGTTTTCCTGCATTCCTACGACACCGCCCTCGACCGCGACGGGACTGCGCTGGAGACGATCATGACCGCCCCCCTCGTGGTCGCGCAGTGGATCAACCACCAGTACTACTTTTCCGCCCTCAACCCCGACACCCTCGGTGCTGGAACAAAAACGATCCACAACGCCGTCGGCACCATCGGAGTGCTCGCCGGCCACGGCGGAGACCTCCGCCGCGGACTGCCGTGGCAGTCCGTCGGTCTCGGCACGAAACTCTTCCATGAACCGATGCGATTGACGGTCATCATCCAAGCCCCCCTTGACCGGGTCGGCGACATCATCTCCCGCAACCAAGCACTCAGACACCTGCTCGACAACGACTGGATCACCCTCACCGCTCGCGCCCACACCCATGCCCCCTGGCACCGCTACACCTCCTATGGGTGGCAAACGACCACCGCACCGATGAAAGGACAATCAACATGA
- a CDS encoding winged helix-turn-helix domain-containing protein: MAHWTFLTNHAHVLLCVADNPNARLRDVAEQVGITERAAQRIVTELEEAGYLERERDGRRNIYRLNTAMPLRHPLDRAHRIGELLSTFANPTTQPVDSTS; this comes from the coding sequence ATGGCGCACTGGACGTTTCTGACGAATCACGCCCACGTGCTGCTGTGCGTAGCGGACAATCCGAATGCCCGACTGCGGGACGTGGCTGAACAGGTCGGTATCACCGAGCGGGCAGCGCAACGCATCGTGACCGAGTTGGAGGAGGCCGGCTACCTCGAGCGGGAACGTGATGGCCGACGCAACATCTACCGGCTCAACACGGCTATGCCGCTACGGCATCCGCTGGACCGTGCGCATCGTATCGGAGAACTTCTCTCCACATTCGCCAACCCGACGACACAGCCCGTCGATTCCACGAGTTAA